From Serinicoccus profundi, the proteins below share one genomic window:
- a CDS encoding PucR family transcriptional regulator has protein sequence MPAPTPDPGLARHAAELAGRATAQMESEHAWFRALGAADRSWVRLVAQAGISAMLDWYAAGARPGPPPGQIFAAAPPSLAATITLHQTLDLTRTAIATVERAVPELVPGTETQALREAVLRYSRDLAFAAADVYARSADHRGGWDSRLETLVVHAVVRGEANDAMASRAAELGWEEVTDVAVVAGLLPEGEPAAAVEALRAAARTLGRSALGAAHDRRLVCVLGGSSDPLEDAGRLADSFGAGPVVVGPRVPHLFAAGRSARAALSGVDAAPAWGDAPRPVSADELLPERALLGEGPARRILVDRVYAPLHDHPSALLATVQAYLDHGMVLEATARLLFLHPNTVRYRLRRASEVVGLDPHTPRDAWVLQVALALGRMGTGPRLWRGMR, from the coding sequence GTGCCCGCCCCGACCCCCGACCCCGGCCTCGCCCGCCACGCCGCCGAGCTGGCGGGCCGGGCCACTGCGCAGATGGAGTCCGAGCACGCGTGGTTCCGGGCGCTGGGGGCGGCCGACCGGTCGTGGGTCCGCCTCGTGGCGCAGGCCGGGATCAGCGCCATGCTCGACTGGTATGCCGCGGGCGCGCGCCCCGGTCCCCCACCCGGTCAGATCTTCGCGGCGGCTCCCCCGAGCCTCGCGGCGACGATCACGCTGCACCAGACCCTCGACCTGACCCGCACCGCCATCGCGACGGTCGAGCGCGCCGTGCCCGAGCTCGTCCCCGGGACCGAGACGCAGGCCCTGCGTGAGGCGGTGCTGCGCTACTCCCGCGACCTGGCGTTCGCCGCCGCCGACGTCTACGCCCGCTCGGCCGACCACCGCGGCGGGTGGGACAGCCGGCTGGAGACCCTCGTCGTGCACGCCGTCGTCCGGGGCGAGGCCAACGACGCCATGGCCTCCCGCGCCGCCGAGCTGGGCTGGGAGGAGGTCACCGATGTCGCCGTCGTGGCCGGGCTGCTGCCCGAGGGCGAGCCCGCGGCGGCGGTGGAGGCGCTGCGGGCCGCCGCTCGGACCCTCGGCCGCTCGGCCCTCGGTGCGGCCCACGACCGACGCCTGGTCTGCGTGCTCGGCGGCTCCAGCGACCCGCTCGAGGACGCCGGGCGGCTCGCCGACTCCTTCGGCGCCGGGCCGGTCGTCGTGGGCCCGCGGGTCCCGCACCTCTTCGCCGCCGGCCGCTCGGCGCGGGCCGCGCTCTCCGGGGTGGATGCCGCCCCGGCGTGGGGGGACGCCCCGCGTCCGGTCTCCGCCGACGAGCTGCTGCCCGAGCGCGCGCTGCTGGGTGAGGGCCCCGCCCGCCGCATCCTCGTCGACCGCGTCTACGCCCCGCTGCACGACCACCCCTCGGCCCTGCTCGCCACGGTGCAGGCCTACCTCGACCACGGGATGGTGCTGGAGGCGACCGCGCGACTGCTCTTCCTGCACCCCAACACGGTGCGCTACCGCCTCCGCCGCGCGAGCGAGGTCGTCGGCCTCGACCCGCACACCCCGCGCGACGCCTGGGTGCTGCAGGTTGCCCTCGCGCTCGGGCGCATGGGCACCGGCCCCCGGCTCTGGCGCGGGATGCGCTGA
- a CDS encoding ACP S-malonyltransferase, which yields MLVIVAPGQGSQTPGFLAPWLEEPSVRERLEAMAAAASLDLVTHGTTSDAETIKDTAVAQPLIVSAGLAILPLLLEHDAVPQHVSATAGHSVGEITAAAIAGVLAADDAVSFVRERGLGMAEAAALTPTGMSAVVGGDATEVAVALERHGLTPANMNGAGQVVAAGTLEQLSALAEDAPTRARVIPLPVAGAFHTQHMQPAVDRLTRHAESLRPQDPRVPLLSNADGQVVADGGEVLRRLIAQVAGPVRWDLTMEAFVAMGVTGLIEIPPAGTLVGLAKRGMRGVETLALKSPDDLEAAARMVREHGSR from the coding sequence GTGCTCGTCATCGTCGCGCCCGGACAGGGCTCCCAGACCCCCGGCTTCCTCGCTCCCTGGCTCGAGGAGCCGAGCGTGCGGGAACGCCTCGAGGCCATGGCCGCAGCCGCTTCCCTCGACCTCGTCACGCACGGCACCACCTCCGACGCGGAGACCATCAAGGACACCGCCGTCGCGCAGCCGCTCATCGTCAGCGCCGGTCTGGCCATCCTCCCGCTGCTGCTCGAGCACGACGCCGTGCCGCAGCACGTCTCCGCGACGGCCGGTCACTCGGTCGGCGAGATCACTGCCGCCGCCATCGCCGGAGTGCTCGCCGCGGACGACGCCGTGAGCTTCGTCCGGGAGCGGGGTCTGGGCATGGCCGAGGCCGCCGCGCTCACCCCGACGGGGATGTCGGCCGTCGTGGGCGGCGACGCCACCGAGGTCGCCGTCGCCCTGGAGCGGCACGGACTCACGCCGGCCAACATGAACGGCGCTGGCCAGGTCGTGGCCGCCGGGACGCTGGAGCAGCTCTCGGCCCTCGCGGAGGACGCCCCGACCCGCGCGCGGGTCATCCCGCTGCCGGTCGCCGGCGCCTTCCACACCCAGCACATGCAGCCCGCCGTCGACCGGCTCACCCGGCACGCGGAGTCGCTGCGCCCCCAGGACCCGCGCGTGCCGCTGCTGTCCAACGCCGACGGGCAGGTCGTTGCCGACGGCGGCGAGGTGCTGCGCCGGCTCATCGCGCAGGTCGCCGGCCCCGTGCGCTGGGACCTCACCATGGAGGCCTTCGTCGCCATGGGCGTCACCGGCCTCATCGAGATCCCCCCGGCCGGCACGCTCGTGGGTCTGGCCAAGCGGGGCATGCGCGGCGTCGAGACGCTCGCGCTCAAGTCCCCCGACGACCTCGAGGCGGCGGCGCGCATGGTGCGCGAGCACGGGAGCCGCTGA
- a CDS encoding beta-ketoacyl-ACP synthase III — MSTHPALSAPTTLRHARILGLGGYRPERVVSNEEICQFIDSSDEWIQQRSGIVTRRFAREDETVIDMAEAASRQALERAGLEPGQVDAIIVATVTYPFQTPAAAPVLAHRLGVEDPAAYDISAACAGYCYGIAQANDMVRAGSADTVLVVGVEKLSDFTDKHDRGSAFIFGDGAGAAVVGVSDRPGIGPTIWGSLGERADAITQREAWTDLRPAMEDASRTTALEWPSFTMQGQTVFRWAVFSMAPVARRAVEAAGITPSDLAAFVPHQANMRITDAMVKALDLPEDVAVARDIAETGNTSAASVPLAMSRMLDEGEVGSGGLALQIGFGAGLVYAAQVVEMP, encoded by the coding sequence GTGAGCACGCATCCCGCCCTCTCGGCACCGACCACGCTGCGCCACGCCCGCATCCTGGGCCTGGGTGGCTACCGACCCGAGCGCGTGGTCAGCAACGAGGAGATCTGCCAGTTCATCGACTCCAGCGACGAGTGGATCCAGCAGCGCTCCGGCATCGTGACCCGGCGTTTCGCCCGTGAGGACGAGACCGTCATCGACATGGCCGAGGCCGCCTCCCGGCAGGCGCTGGAGCGTGCCGGGCTGGAGCCGGGGCAGGTCGACGCCATCATCGTGGCCACCGTCACCTACCCCTTCCAGACGCCCGCCGCAGCGCCGGTCCTGGCCCACCGCCTGGGCGTGGAGGACCCGGCCGCCTACGACATCTCGGCCGCGTGCGCCGGCTACTGCTACGGCATCGCCCAGGCGAACGACATGGTCCGCGCGGGCAGCGCCGACACCGTGCTCGTCGTCGGGGTCGAGAAGCTGTCGGACTTCACCGACAAGCACGACCGCGGGTCGGCCTTCATCTTCGGCGACGGCGCCGGCGCCGCGGTCGTCGGCGTCTCCGACCGGCCCGGCATCGGCCCGACGATCTGGGGCAGCCTCGGAGAACGGGCCGACGCCATCACCCAGCGCGAGGCCTGGACCGACCTGCGCCCGGCGATGGAGGACGCCTCCCGCACCACCGCGCTGGAGTGGCCCTCCTTCACCATGCAAGGGCAGACCGTCTTCCGGTGGGCTGTCTTCTCGATGGCTCCCGTCGCCCGACGCGCGGTCGAGGCCGCCGGGATCACCCCCTCCGACCTGGCCGCCTTCGTGCCGCACCAGGCCAACATGCGGATCACCGACGCCATGGTCAAGGCCCTGGACCTGCCCGAGGACGTCGCCGTCGCGCGCGACATCGCCGAGACCGGCAACACCTCGGCCGCGTCGGTCCCGCTCGCGATGAGCCGGATGCTCGACGAGGGTGAGGTGGGCAGCGGCGGTCTCGCGCTGCAGATCGGCTTCGGCGCCGGGCTGGTGTATGCCGCCCAGGTCGTCGAGATGCCCTGA
- a CDS encoding acyl carrier protein, with product MALSEQEILAGLAEIVNEETGLEAEEVQMDKSFTEDLDIDSLSMMTIVVNAEDKFGVRIPDDEVKNLTHVKDAVSYIATNQG from the coding sequence ATGGCACTGAGCGAGCAGGAGATCCTCGCGGGTCTCGCCGAGATCGTCAACGAGGAGACGGGTCTGGAGGCCGAGGAGGTCCAGATGGACAAGTCCTTCACCGAGGACCTCGACATCGACTCCCTGTCGATGATGACGATCGTCGTCAACGCGGAGGACAAGTTCGGCGTCCGCATCCCCGACGACGAGGTCAAGAACCTCACCCACGTCAAGGACGCGGTGTCCTACATCGCCACCAACCAGGGCTGA
- the fabF gene encoding beta-ketoacyl-ACP synthase II yields MTETTQTSRRVVVTGLGATTPVGGTAPDTWEAIMAGRSGVRTLEQDWVAEHELPVTFAASLHTDPLEVLKKVEVRRNDPSGQYALIAAREAWADAGAPEVEPERLGVAIGSGIGGVHTLLSQWDTLKEKGPRRVFPLTVPMLMPNGPAAAVSLDLTARAGAHCPVSACASGAEGMGLALNMIRTGRADMMVAGGTEAAIHPVCIAAFAAMTALSDRNDDPQGASRPYDVARDGFVMGEGAGVMVLEAEEHALARGARIYAYLDGVGMSSDAYHITAGEPEGAGAARAMEEAISDAGLTTTDIAHINAHATSTPVGDVAETRAIHRAFGAHTGNIAVTATKSMTGHLLGAAGALEALLTVLALHHRQVPATINLQDQDPEIDLNVVTGAPRALPDGQVAAVNNAFGFGGVNVALTFTSAS; encoded by the coding sequence ATGACCGAGACCACCCAGACCTCCCGCCGCGTCGTCGTCACCGGCCTGGGGGCGACCACCCCCGTCGGCGGCACCGCGCCGGACACGTGGGAGGCGATCATGGCCGGGCGCAGCGGCGTGCGCACCCTCGAGCAGGACTGGGTCGCCGAGCATGAGCTGCCGGTGACCTTCGCCGCCTCCCTCCACACCGACCCCCTCGAGGTGCTCAAGAAGGTCGAGGTGCGGCGCAACGACCCCTCCGGCCAGTACGCCCTCATCGCCGCCCGCGAGGCCTGGGCCGACGCGGGGGCTCCCGAGGTCGAGCCGGAGCGCCTCGGCGTCGCCATCGGCTCGGGCATCGGTGGCGTCCACACGTTGCTCAGCCAGTGGGACACCCTCAAAGAGAAGGGCCCCCGCCGGGTCTTCCCCCTCACCGTGCCGATGCTCATGCCCAACGGGCCGGCGGCCGCGGTCTCCCTCGACCTCACGGCCCGGGCCGGCGCCCACTGCCCGGTCAGCGCCTGCGCGTCAGGCGCGGAGGGTATGGGGCTGGCGCTCAACATGATCCGCACCGGGCGTGCCGACATGATGGTCGCCGGGGGCACCGAGGCCGCCATCCACCCCGTCTGCATCGCCGCCTTCGCCGCGATGACCGCCCTCTCGGACCGCAACGACGACCCGCAAGGCGCCTCCCGGCCCTACGACGTCGCCCGCGACGGCTTCGTCATGGGCGAGGGCGCCGGCGTCATGGTGCTCGAGGCGGAGGAGCACGCCCTGGCCCGCGGCGCCCGGATCTACGCCTACCTCGACGGGGTCGGCATGTCCTCCGACGCCTACCACATCACCGCCGGTGAGCCCGAGGGCGCGGGCGCGGCCCGCGCGATGGAAGAGGCCATCTCCGACGCGGGGCTGACCACCACCGACATCGCCCACATCAACGCCCACGCCACCTCGACCCCGGTCGGTGACGTCGCGGAGACCCGCGCGATCCACCGGGCCTTCGGAGCGCATACCGGCAACATCGCGGTGACCGCCACCAAGTCGATGACCGGCCACCTGCTCGGCGCCGCCGGGGCGCTCGAGGCGCTGCTCACGGTGCTGGCCCTGCACCACCGGCAGGTGCCCGCGACCATCAACCTGCAGGACCAGGACCCGGAGATCGACCTCAACGTCGTCACCGGTGCCCCGCGGGCGCTGCCCGACGGTCAGGTCGCGGCGGTCAACAACGCCTTCGGCTTCGGCGGGGTCAACGTCGCCCTGACCTTCACCTCGGCGTCCTGA
- a CDS encoding glycosyltransferase, whose product MHILRVANFVSPTSGGIKTALRHWGEHYQEAGHRASLIIPGPGPEISEESQGLVYRVQATPVPGTGYSLMWSRVGMSRLMDAIAPDVIEVSDRSTTRWMGRWAARRQVGSVMISHENMTGIMVRRTPVPERPSHWAADVINRRSAVDYDAIVCPSRFAAQEFHRNGIEAHVVPLGVDLETFVPTRDLADGPAPGADGGPVRIAHCSRLSPEKNPALSIETVRELVRRGHDVQLTVFGAGPMLEELVRRAQNLPVTFHSYVTDRRELAVELGRADVAISPGPLETFGLAALELLACGIPVVCCDEGALQEVVGEGGVVAPSTPTAFADGVEEILARRSARARARAAAEAFNWPVSARRMLDVHEGVVERVHGR is encoded by the coding sequence ATGCACATCCTGCGGGTCGCCAACTTCGTCAGCCCCACCTCCGGCGGCATCAAGACGGCGCTGCGGCACTGGGGTGAGCACTACCAGGAGGCCGGGCACCGGGCCTCGCTCATCATCCCCGGGCCGGGTCCGGAGATCTCCGAGGAGAGCCAGGGACTGGTCTACCGCGTGCAGGCGACGCCGGTGCCGGGCACCGGCTACTCACTCATGTGGAGCCGGGTCGGGATGTCGCGGCTCATGGACGCCATCGCACCGGACGTCATCGAGGTCTCGGACCGCTCGACGACCCGGTGGATGGGGCGCTGGGCGGCCCGCCGACAGGTGGGCTCGGTGATGATCAGCCACGAGAATATGACGGGCATCATGGTGCGGCGCACCCCGGTCCCCGAGCGGCCCTCGCACTGGGCGGCCGACGTCATCAACCGGCGCAGCGCCGTCGACTACGACGCGATCGTCTGCCCGAGCCGGTTCGCCGCGCAGGAGTTCCACCGCAACGGCATCGAGGCCCACGTGGTGCCGCTGGGCGTGGACCTGGAGACCTTCGTGCCCACCCGCGACCTGGCCGACGGCCCGGCCCCTGGTGCCGACGGCGGACCGGTCCGGATCGCGCACTGCAGCCGGCTCTCACCGGAGAAGAACCCGGCGCTGTCCATCGAGACGGTGCGCGAGCTGGTCCGGCGCGGGCACGACGTGCAGCTCACCGTCTTCGGTGCCGGGCCGATGCTGGAGGAGCTCGTCCGGAGGGCGCAGAACCTCCCGGTGACCTTCCACTCCTACGTCACCGACCGGCGTGAGCTCGCCGTCGAGCTCGGCCGCGCGGACGTGGCGATCTCCCCCGGGCCGCTGGAGACCTTCGGGCTGGCGGCGCTGGAGCTCCTGGCGTGCGGCATACCCGTCGTCTGCTGCGACGAGGGAGCGCTGCAGGAGGTCGTCGGGGAGGGCGGTGTGGTCGCGCCCTCGACCCCGACCGCCTTCGCCGACGGCGTAGAGGAGATCCTGGCCCGGCGCTCCGCCCGCGCGCGAGCACGGGCAGCGGCCGAGGCCTTCAACTGGCCGGTGAGCGCCCGACGCATGCTGGACGTGCACGAGGGGGTCGTCGAGCGGGTGCACGGGCGCTGA
- a CDS encoding DUF3145 domain-containing protein, translating to MPRVMTRGVVFIHSTPTALCPHIAWALEGVLDTRVALDWVGQPAEPGTMRTEFAWTGEAGTGATIASAMRGWDGLRYEVVEEASRGSDGVRWTHTPGLGLHTARLSANGDVVVNEDRLRHIMESAAGSVATLTAELDRAMGAAWDTELEVYRHAGEGAPATWLHKVG from the coding sequence ATGCCACGAGTCATGACTCGCGGGGTGGTGTTCATTCACTCCACCCCGACTGCGCTGTGCCCGCACATCGCCTGGGCCCTCGAGGGCGTCCTCGACACCCGGGTGGCGCTGGACTGGGTCGGTCAGCCGGCCGAGCCCGGCACCATGCGCACCGAGTTCGCCTGGACCGGCGAGGCCGGCACGGGTGCCACGATCGCCAGCGCCATGCGCGGCTGGGACGGCCTGCGTTACGAGGTCGTCGAGGAAGCCAGCCGCGGGAGCGACGGTGTCCGCTGGACCCACACGCCCGGTCTCGGGCTGCATACCGCACGCCTGTCCGCCAACGGCGACGTCGTCGTCAACGAGGACCGGCTGCGGCACATCATGGAGTCGGCCGCCGGCTCGGTCGCGACGCTGACCGCCGAGCTGGACCGCGCCATGGGCGCCGCCTGGGACACCGAGCTCGAGGTCTACCGCCACGCCGGCGAGGGCGCCCCTGCCACCTGGTTGCACAAGGTCGGCTGA
- a CDS encoding CBS domain-containing protein produces MRVADLIKKKGSTVTTLPATATLAELLETLDDQKIGAVVVLDGDDVAGIVSERDVVHHLRAGAGSDSALRELMTTAVQTCTMEDDLTHLATTMTQGRFRHLPVVVDGKLQGIVSIGDVVKARLDALEAERDHLESYLRQ; encoded by the coding sequence ATGCGCGTCGCCGACCTCATCAAGAAGAAGGGCAGCACGGTCACGACCCTGCCTGCCACGGCCACGCTCGCCGAGCTGCTCGAGACGCTCGACGACCAGAAGATCGGCGCCGTCGTCGTCCTCGACGGGGACGACGTCGCCGGCATCGTCTCCGAGCGGGACGTCGTCCACCACCTCCGGGCCGGGGCCGGCAGCGACTCTGCGCTCCGTGAGCTCATGACGACCGCGGTGCAGACCTGCACGATGGAGGACGACCTCACCCACCTCGCCACCACGATGACCCAGGGGCGCTTCCGCCACCTACCCGTCGTGGTGGACGGCAAGCTCCAGGGCATCGTCTCCATCGGTGACGTCGTCAAGGCCCGGCTCGACGCCCTCGAGGCCGAGCGCGACCACCTGGAGTCCTACCTGCGTCAGTGA
- a CDS encoding amino acid ABC transporter ATP-binding protein: MTDTRESPGTGLGAPLVVLKDVNKHFGDLHVLKDINLTVHEGEVVVVIGPSGSGKSTLCRTINRLESYESGTITIHDDELPSEGKALATLRADVGMVFQSFNLFSHKTILENVTLGPIKVRKKKAAEAKAKAMELLKRVGVDHQAEKYPAQLSGGQQQRVAIARSLAMDPTVMLFDEPTSALDPEMINEVLDVMTSLAKSGMTMIVVTHEMGFARKAADRVVFMSDGAIVEENTPEEFFTNPQSDRAKDFLGKLLTH, from the coding sequence ATGACCGACACCCGTGAGTCGCCCGGCACCGGGCTGGGCGCACCCCTGGTCGTGCTCAAGGACGTCAACAAGCACTTCGGCGACCTGCACGTCCTCAAGGACATCAACCTCACCGTCCACGAGGGCGAGGTCGTCGTCGTCATCGGACCCTCCGGGTCCGGGAAGTCGACCTTGTGCCGCACCATCAACCGGCTGGAGTCCTACGAGTCCGGCACCATCACCATCCACGACGACGAGCTGCCCAGCGAGGGCAAGGCGCTCGCCACGCTGCGGGCCGATGTCGGCATGGTCTTCCAGAGCTTCAACCTCTTCAGCCACAAGACGATCCTCGAGAACGTCACCCTGGGCCCCATCAAGGTGCGTAAGAAGAAGGCGGCCGAGGCCAAGGCCAAGGCGATGGAGCTGCTCAAGCGGGTCGGCGTCGACCACCAGGCGGAGAAGTACCCCGCCCAGCTCTCCGGCGGCCAGCAGCAGCGCGTCGCGATCGCCCGCTCTCTGGCGATGGACCCGACCGTCATGCTCTTCGACGAGCCCACCTCGGCGCTCGACCCGGAGATGATCAACGAGGTCCTCGACGTCATGACCAGCCTGGCCAAGAGTGGGATGACGATGATCGTCGTCACCCACGAGATGGGCTTCGCCCGCAAGGCCGCCGACCGGGTGGTGTTCATGTCCGACGGCGCGATCGTCGAGGAGAACACCCCCGAGGAGTTCTTCACCAACCCCCAGTCCGACCGTGCCAAGGACTTCCTCGGCAAGCTTCTGACCCACTGA
- a CDS encoding glutamate ABC transporter substrate-binding protein has product MRSTTFRIAALAAATAMTLAACGGDDGGEADAGAGGESSDESAAEGGTDGESLTIGIKFDQPGLGLNDGGEPTGMDVDVAKAVAEGLGYTEDQIEWKESISSAREDLLESDQVDMIFATYSITDERKERVQFAGPYFVAGQDLLVPVDSDIAGPDSMGDAILCSVTGSTSAARVNEEYGVALQEYGSYSECMEAMASGRIGALTTDDTILAGFAAQEQYAGQFKVVGNTFSEENYGVGLNQDSDQCEEINEILQGLWDDGTMEQIIEDNLGAADYTPNADLNPPAEIGGHCA; this is encoded by the coding sequence ATGCGTTCCACCACCTTCAGGATCGCCGCGCTCGCGGCCGCCACCGCCATGACCCTCGCCGCCTGTGGCGGGGACGACGGTGGAGAGGCCGACGCCGGTGCCGGTGGCGAGTCCAGCGACGAGAGCGCCGCCGAGGGCGGCACCGACGGCGAGAGCCTGACCATCGGCATCAAGTTCGACCAGCCCGGCCTGGGCCTCAACGACGGGGGCGAGCCGACCGGTATGGACGTTGACGTCGCCAAGGCGGTCGCCGAGGGACTCGGCTACACCGAGGACCAGATCGAGTGGAAGGAGTCGATCTCCAGCGCCCGTGAGGACCTGCTCGAGTCCGACCAGGTCGACATGATCTTCGCGACCTACTCGATCACCGACGAGCGCAAGGAGCGCGTCCAGTTCGCCGGTCCGTACTTCGTCGCCGGCCAGGACCTCCTCGTGCCGGTCGACAGCGACATCGCCGGCCCGGACTCCATGGGCGACGCCATCCTGTGCTCGGTGACCGGGTCGACCTCGGCCGCCCGTGTCAACGAGGAGTACGGCGTCGCGCTGCAGGAGTACGGCAGCTACTCCGAGTGCATGGAGGCGATGGCCTCCGGCCGTATCGGTGCCCTTACGACCGACGACACCATCCTCGCGGGCTTCGCCGCGCAGGAGCAGTACGCCGGTCAGTTCAAGGTGGTCGGCAACACCTTCTCCGAGGAGAACTACGGTGTCGGCCTCAACCAGGACTCCGACCAGTGCGAGGAGATCAACGAGATCCTCCAGGGCCTGTGGGACGACGGCACCATGGAGCAGATCATCGAGGACAACCTCGGCGCCGCGGACTACACCCCCAACGCCGACCTCAACCCGCCGGCCGAGATCGGTGGCCACTGCGCCTGA
- a CDS encoding amino acid ABC transporter permease: MLELIEQFDVIGAFWLNIRLAAVSFVLALILGTIVAILRLAPVQVLNWFGASYVTLLRNTPLTLIILFANLGLWLQLGIEFSESEGNPNFLIENNFWLAVLGLTVYHAAFICEAIRSGVNTIPVGQSEAARSIGLGFGQSLREVILPQAFRGGITPIGNVLIALIKNTTVAVAIGNREIAYQMRNMIEFRPDAGILIFLIVAVGFVILTLPIGLGTSWLSAKLAVKR, from the coding sequence GTGCTTGAGCTGATCGAGCAATTCGACGTCATCGGTGCGTTCTGGCTCAACATCCGGCTCGCGGCCGTGTCCTTCGTGCTGGCCCTGATCCTCGGCACGATCGTGGCGATCCTGCGGCTCGCCCCCGTCCAGGTGCTGAACTGGTTCGGCGCGAGCTACGTCACGCTGCTGCGCAACACACCGCTGACCCTCATCATCCTCTTCGCCAACCTCGGCCTGTGGCTGCAGCTGGGCATCGAGTTCTCCGAGAGCGAGGGCAACCCCAACTTCCTCATCGAGAACAACTTCTGGCTCGCCGTGCTCGGGCTCACGGTCTACCACGCCGCCTTCATCTGCGAGGCCATCCGCTCGGGCGTCAACACCATCCCGGTGGGCCAGAGCGAGGCGGCCCGCTCCATCGGGCTGGGCTTCGGCCAGAGCCTGCGCGAGGTGATCCTGCCCCAGGCCTTCCGTGGCGGCATCACCCCCATCGGCAACGTGCTCATCGCCCTCATCAAGAACACCACCGTGGCCGTGGCCATCGGCAACCGTGAGATCGCCTACCAGATGCGCAACATGATCGAGTTCCGTCCCGATGCCGGCATCCTCATCTTCCTCATCGTCGCTGTCGGCTTCGTCATCCTCACCCTCCCCATCGGGCTCGGCACGAGCTGGCTCTCCGCGAAGCTGGCGGTGAAGCGATGA
- a CDS encoding amino acid ABC transporter permease: MSAQQVLFDIPGPRARARHLIYGVVGSLLILALLGLGVRRMATMGQFEAAKWTPFLEGSTWTFYLLPGLIATLQAAAVAVVLSMVIGIALAMLRMSDIRPVRWASGIFVEFFRSVPVLIMMIFTWQMLVKNPTLVRLVDSLGLTGANATFIAVVFALVLYNGSVICEIVRNGVGSLPSGQREAGLSIGLNSAQVRRSILVPQALTSMLPALVSQIVVITKDSALGYIITYPELLSKTRQFGSANANTLVAYLVVAIIFILINYAITKLAEWIEGRQRRKRRGTPRGGEPTQEEQLAGQRAEGVALRSQVGSGNP, translated from the coding sequence ATGAGCGCGCAGCAGGTCCTCTTCGACATCCCCGGGCCGAGGGCCCGGGCCCGACACCTGATCTACGGCGTCGTCGGCTCGCTGCTCATCCTGGCCCTGCTGGGGCTGGGCGTGAGGCGGATGGCCACCATGGGGCAGTTCGAGGCCGCCAAGTGGACGCCGTTCCTGGAGGGCTCCACCTGGACGTTCTACCTCCTCCCCGGCCTCATCGCGACCTTGCAGGCGGCCGCGGTCGCCGTGGTGCTCTCGATGGTGATCGGGATCGCTCTGGCCATGCTCCGGATGTCCGACATCCGCCCGGTGCGCTGGGCCAGCGGGATCTTCGTCGAGTTCTTCCGGTCCGTGCCGGTGCTCATCATGATGATCTTCACCTGGCAGATGCTCGTGAAGAACCCCACGCTGGTCCGCCTCGTGGACTCCCTCGGGCTGACCGGCGCCAACGCCACCTTCATCGCCGTGGTGTTCGCCCTCGTGCTCTACAACGGCTCGGTCATCTGCGAGATCGTGCGCAACGGTGTGGGTTCGCTGCCCAGCGGACAGCGAGAGGCGGGGCTGTCCATCGGCCTGAACTCCGCACAGGTGCGCCGGTCGATCCTCGTGCCGCAGGCGTTGACCTCGATGCTGCCCGCGCTGGTGAGCCAGATCGTCGTCATCACCAAGGACTCCGCCCTCGGTTACATCATCACCTACCCCGAGCTGCTCAGTAAGACGCGCCAGTTCGGCTCGGCCAACGCCAACACCCTGGTCGCCTACCTCGTCGTCGCCATCATCTTCATCCTCATCAACTACGCGATCACCAAGCTCGCGGAGTGGATCGAGGGCCGCCAGCGGCGCAAGCGGCGTGGCACGCCCCGTGGCGGCGAACCCACCCAGGAGGAGCAGCTGGCCGGGCAGCGCGCCGAAGGCGTGGCCCTCCGGTCGCAGGTCGGATCCGGCAACCCCTAG